One genomic region from Anopheles bellator chromosome 2, idAnoBellAS_SP24_06.2, whole genome shotgun sequence encodes:
- the LOC131207429 gene encoding uncharacterized protein LOC131207429: MCWNLSTLLVVVHCLAMAHLLGFQLGKPWPVCPVNDNRLLSLFNLLCNTTQRTTITARDACYGCFFRAGSLTAGPAQLSAISQCATLYLLNSSYAVCATNLAGVVTGSRPLAIPAAGNIDCYTGHCEFVQCVRRINGNMLINDCILQTLVNRDLNVEAQRTGFYLNTTSCILARVRCDPYNPITGQLQNVVNTPGGTVRTTRTASNALQISSTGDIRVVSFPSKVLIGDAFCSSRTPLDQSSFGNSIC; this comes from the exons ATGTGCTGGAACCTATcgacgctgctggtggttgtgcACTGCCTGGCGATGGCCCACCTGTTGGGCTTCCAGTTGGGGAAGCCGTGGCCAGTGTGTCCTGTGAACGATAACCGCCTGTTATCGCTGTTCAACCTCCTCTGCAACACCACGCAAAGGACGACGATCACCGCGCGCGACGCTTGCTACGGTTGCTTCTTCCGAGCCGGCTCACTAACGGCAGGACCAGCTCAATTGTCCGCCATCAGTCAGTGTGCTACGCTGTATCTGCTAAACAGTAGCTATGCCGTCTGTGCGACCAATTTGGCT GGTGTCGTGACGGGATCGCGTCCCTTGGCCATTCCCGCCGCCGGCAACATCGATTGCTACACCGGTCACTGTGAGTTCGTGCAGTGCGTTCGGCGAATCAACGGAAACATGCTGATCAATGACTGCATCCTACAAACGCTGGTCAATCGGGACCTGAACGTGGAAGCCCAACGGACCGGGTTCTACCTCAACACCACCTCGTGCATTTTGGCACGGGTCCGCTGCGATCCGTACAATCCGATTACGGGTCAGCTGCAGAATGTCGTGAACACTCCGGGCGGAACGGTGCGAACAACGCGGACGGCATCGAACGCACTGCAAATATCGTCCACCGGAGACATACGGGTTGTTTCGTTCCCGAGCAAAGTGTTGATAGGTGATGCCTTCTGTAGTTCACGCACTCCGCTCGATCAATCATCTTTTGGTAATTCCATTTGTTAA
- the LOC131210662 gene encoding ABC transporter G family member 23 yields MFSWTADSPAITGSETSVATIDDGGTMWSRQQNAVSVRHAFKSYGTKKKPNQVLSNLNMTVAKGTIYGLLGASGCGKTTLLSCIVGRKRLNSGEIWVLGGKPGTKGSGVPGARVGYMPQEIALYGEFSIRETMMYFGWIFGMHTSEIVERLQFLLNFLDLPSESRLVKNLSGGQQRRVSFAVALMHDPELLILDEPTVGVDPLLRQSIWNHLVHITKAGQKTVIITTHYIEEARQAHTIGLMRSGRLLAEESPACLLSMYRCSSLEDVFLKLSRKQGQANVAPAELNISNNISLSALAFGNKKDNPVYVSQESGVVGLNFHQSKEVLISDSNGSTIAINGLNGSAPGAISEAVDCDNCAECSGCSNFTSKGKIKALLVKNFLRMWRNVGVMLFIFALPVMQVILFCLAIGRDPTNLKMAIVNGEMNSTIDSDCVFDPGCSFTSLSCRYLSHLNSTIVKEYYTDLDSALGAVRDGNAWGALYFTDNFTDALVARIALGRDADDETLDQSEIRVWLDMSNQQIGIMLNRDLQVAYREFAQQLLRVCDNNPKLGDVPIQFKAPIYGTNDPSFTDFVAPGVILTIVFFLAVALTSSALIIERTEGLLDRSWVAGVTPTEILLSHVMTQFVVMCGQTALVLIFMIVVFGVTNNGEIGWIVVLTILQGLCGMCFGFVISAICELERNAIQLALGSFYPTLLLSGVIWPIEGMPLVLRYVSLCLPLTLATTSLRSILARGWSITEPDVYMGFVSTIAWIALFLIVTVLVLKFKRG; encoded by the exons CGGCAGCGAGACGAGCGTGGCGACAATCGACGATGGAGGGACGATGTGGAGCAGACAGCAGAACGCCGTGTCGGTGCGGCACGCGTTCAAATCTTACGGCACCAAGAAGAAACCAAATCAAGTTCTATCGAATCTTAACATGACAGTAGCCAAAGGAACTAT TTATGGACTTTTAGGAGCATCCGGTTGCGGTAAGACCACACTGCTTTCATGCATAGTCGGGAGGAAGCGGCTCAACTCGGGAGAAATATGGGTCCTGGGAGGCAAACCAGGAACAAAGG GATCCGGTGTGCCCGGCGCACGCGTAGGTTACATGCCTCAGGAGATAGCTTTATACGGAGAGTTCTCCATCCGCGAGACGATGATGTACTTTGGCTGGATCTTCGGCATGCACACGTCGGAGATCGTCGAACGATTACAGTTTCTGCTCAACTTTCTCGATCTGCCATCGGAGTCACGGTTGGTGAAGAACTTGAGCGGTGGCCAACAGCGCCGGGTGTCGTTTGCCGTCGCCCTGATGCACGATCCCGAGCTGCTCATCCTGGACGAACCGACCGTCGGTGTGGATCCCCTGCTGCGACAGAGCATATGGAACCATCTGGTGCACATCACGAAGGCCGGCCAGAAAACGGTCATCATTACGACGCACTACATCGAGGAAGCACGACAAGCGCACACG ATTGGTCTGATGCGATCCGGGCGATTGCTGGCAGAAGAGTCCCCCGCCTGCCTGCTGTCGATGTATCGCTGCAGCAGCCTGGAAGATGTCTTCTTGAAGCTGTCTCGCAAGCAAGGCCAAGCCAACGTAGCCCCAGCTGAGCTTAACATCAG caacaacatttcGCTGTCGGCGCTAGCATTCGGCAACAAAAAGGACAACCCAGTCTACGTCAGCCAGGAGAGCGGGGTCGTGGGACTGAACTTCCACCAGAGCAAGGAGGTGCTCATCAGTGACAGTAATGGATCCACTATTGCG ATTAACGGACTCAACGGATCGGCGCCCGGTGCAATCAGCGAAGCAGTCGACTGTGACAACTGCGCAGAGTGTTCCGGTTGCTCCAAT TTCACATCGAAGGGGAAGATCAAGGCACTGCTGGTCAAAAACTTCCTGCGCATGTGGCGGAACGTCGGGGTGATGCTGTTCATCTTCGCGCTCCCGGTGATGCAGGTGATACTGTTCTGCCTGGCGATCGGGCGCGATCCGACCAACCTGAAGATGGCCATCGTGAACGGCGAGATGAACTCGACCATCGACTCGGACTGTGTCTTCGATCCCGGGTGCAGCTTCACGAGCCTGTCGTGCCGCTACCTGAGCCACCTCAACTCGACCATCGTCAAGGAGTACTACACGGACCTGGACTCGGCCCTCGGCGCCGTACGCGACGGCAACGCCTGGGGAGCCCTCTACTTCACCGACAACTTCACCGACGCGCTCGTGGCACGCATCGCTCTCG GCCGAGATGCGGACGATGAAACCCTGGACCAGTCGGAGATTCGTGTGTGGCTCGATATGTCCAACCAGCAGATCGGGATCATGCTGAACCGCGATCTGCAGGTGGCGTACCGGGAGTTTgcccagcagctgctgcgcgTGTGCGACAACAATCCGAAGCTCGGTGACGTGCCCATCCAGTTCAAGGCGCCCATCTACGGGACCAACGACCCATCCTTCACGGACTTTGTCGCGCCCGGTGTCATTTTGAC CATTGTGTTCTTCCTGGCGGTCGCGCTCACGTCCTCGGCGCTGATCATCGAGCGGACCGAGGGCCTGCTGGATCGCTCGTGGGTCGCCGGCGTCACGCCGACGGAGATCCTGCTGTCGCACGTCATGACGCAGTTCGTCGTGATGTGCGGCCAAACGGCGCTCGTACTCATCTTCATGATCGTGGTGTTCGGCGTGACCAACAACGGCGAGATTGGCTGGATCGTGGTGCTGACCATCCTGCAGGGTCTGTGCGGAATGTGCTTCGGGTTCGTCATCTCGGCCATCTGCGAGCTCGAGCGGAACGCGATCCAGCTCGCACTCGGCTCCTTCTACCCGACGTTGCTGCTCTCGGGTGTCATCTGGCCGATCGAGGGCATGCCGCTCGTGCTGCGGTACGTGTCGCTCTGCCTGCCCCTCACGCTGGCGACCACCTCGCTCCGCTCGATACTGGCCCGCGGCTGGAGCATAACGGAGCCGGACGTGTACATGGGTTTCGTGTCGACGATCGCCTGGATTGCGCTGTTCCTCATCgtgacggtgctggtgctcaAGTTCAAGCGCGGCTAG